AGGGGTACCCTCCCCGGCCTATCCAGCACTACCACTTGTagtaccagctccagtggttccgtcAGTTCCTATGGTGATTCCTACTTAGCCTACTAATTTTATTGGGCATGAGCTTGGATCCCAGCTTTGGCAAAgttgatgaagagtcgattcacattaTTCCGCGGGGAGATTGATCTGAGCCTAGCTCAATCttagatagagactatggagcagactttctatgatatgttttgcttcgagtgggagaaagcagagatgGCTACTTTTATTTATGGGACGAGGCCGATATCTGGTAGAATACGCAGCGCTTGATCATAGGCGAGCAACACATCACCTGGGCGAGatttagagaggcttttgagagccagtACTTTCCACGGTCATATCAGATGACacgcctgttggttgctactcggaaaacctagaggttccactgtacaaaaattttgtacaaaggtctgaaccttttcctagctaccatatgttcttttaaattaaattttggatcgcctgtagaaattaacacgtttgatccaaaacttaatctatttgttcttttaggttttgacttggatctcctgcggaacttaacacgttcgacccaagtcaccttaagttattaattccattaaatattaatttccataattggttcccagtactgacgtggcgaggcacatggccttcttagatatgggagcaaccaccaccgactagacaaaaccttttatggaaaactaatatttaatttcctaaaataactttaggttaaccgaaaagaacaatcaaatcacaaggaaaagaaaaacgaaagaacactatatcgaaaacaaattcgaaactctagaatcgtatgcctcttgtatttagtattatttccaaaaataactagtatgatgcggaaagaaaaattactagttataccttttagaaaaacctcttgatcttctaccgtattcctcttctaacctcggacgttgtgtgggcaacgatcttccgagatgagaaccaccaagcaccttcttcttccttacaagtttcggccatcaaaacttctcctaggatgaagaggttcggccaccaccaccatgctccaagggatgctagaaaagaggcttcttttctctccttcttctccttcttagatccggccaccaaagctatctccaccatgagaaggtttcggccacacaaaggagaggagaggaaagaaagggtcggccacacccaaggagaaaagagaggaaaaatagaatagagttcttcaccatgaagcctcctctaccccctcttttataatccttggtcttggcaaataaggaaaatttaataaaaacttccttaattcttttgccattgaaaaagaaaatttatttaattaaaaataattttcttctcatcaattcatatggccggccatattaaagctacaaacaaggagagttttaattaattaaaacttcctaatttgtctctagaaatttataaaaaatttctccaataattttcatcccttcatgattggttaataaaaaggaaattttataaattaaaatctttcttttaaacatgtggataaaaagaaagttatctctaaaaattaaaatctcttttaatctacaaataaggaaagatatcaaatcttttcttaatctcttgtagaaacttataaaagagaatatttaatttttaaactctcttttaaatcatgaacatggttaaaaaggaaagttttcttaaaatttaaaatccaccttttaatcaacaaataaggaaagatttcaaattttaaactctcttttaaacatgtagatgatttacaaataaggaaagtttttaccaaaaattaaaaccatccttttaatctacaaataaggaaagagattaatctcttctcttaatcttttgtagaaagctataaaaggaaatttttaattttttaaactttcttttaaaatcatgatatccacataagaaataattttaataaaaaaccattttaatattctagtggtcggccacctaagcttgggacccaagctttggccggccaccaacttggctcatccacttggtcttggccggccctagcttgggttccaagctagctttgtcggccccattggatgggtaagaaggtgggtatgtggtgggtataaatctctatatacaagaggctacgatagggaccaagaggaggaattggttttggtctcccgatgaaattaagcatcccgtgttcgctccaaacacacaacttaatttcatcaataataattcattctactaaagaactattattaaactaccgcaccaatcccaaattacattttgggctccttcttattatgagtgtgttagtctccctgtgtttaagataacaaatgtccactaattaagtaagttactgacaactcacttaattaatatctagctccaagagtagtaccactcaacttcatcttcgtgtcagactaagtccacctgcagggtttaacatgacaatccttatgagctcctcttggggacattctcaacctagatcactaggacacagtttccttctataatcaacaacacacactataagtgatatcatttcccaacttatcgggcttattgatttatcgaactaaatcttacccattgataaattaaagaaataaatatcaaatatatgtgtttgttattatattaggattaagagcacacactttcataataactgaggtctttgttccttcataaagtcagtataaaaggaacgacctcaaatggtcctactcaatacactctaagtgtactagtgtaattatataattaagataaactaatacctaattacactacgaccttccaatggtttgttcctttccatcttggtcgtgagctactgtttataatttataaggaaccaataacatgatcttctgtgtgtgacaccacacaccatgttatctacaatataaattaatttagcaactacatttatcataaatgtagacatttgaccaatgtgattcttatttctagataaatatttataccaaaagctaggcttttagtatacactctaacaacgccaacaggattttctgagtcttcggcagaataacCATATAGTGACAGAAGacaatgctgaatttaatcggttagctagattttgtccagagttagttacTGAGGACAGGTCACGTATGCTTCAATTTGTTCAGAgactggatggacatcttcaAGTAAAGATTGCAAGTTTTGGTAATTCATCTTATATAGAGGCATTGGATAGAGCCCTTATGATTGAAGCGGCTCAGCAGACAGAGAATGCgaacaagaaaaggaagcagacagATCAGACTTCAGGATAGATCCAACAACCACAGGCTACTGGACAACAACAGAGTGGTCGCAGTCAgttgggtcagggtacttctaggGCATCTGACCGGCTTCCTGAGGGAGTTTCCGATCTTCTCAGCAAAATAAAAAACAATCCTCCAGTGACATGCACTGCACCCGATGTAAATACAGATATCACGTCACATCAGCTTGctccctgggacagtcagtttgctattattacaAACTACCTGGGAACATGAGCCGAGATTGCTCACTGAAGGCTCATCATGTGGCTTTCGGGGTTTCTGTTCAGGGAGAACAGTTCAGTCAGACAGGGACTCAGCGAGgggggcagaaagcccaatcttcacattgTTCGCAGAAGACAGCCCCTCCGGCAGTAGCTGCATATGACATGCACTGACAGGAGCATTCCAGTGCTTACACGATATCGCAAGGTTCTATTACAGGACCTCAGTATCAGTCGCAACCTCAACAACTGGTGCAGTATCAGTTGCAACCCCAGCCACTGGTCCAATGTCAGTCGCAGCGTCAGCCACTAGTCTAATATCAGCTCCAGCCAAAGTCACTAGTTCAGAACCAGTCACAACCCCAACCACCGGTTCAGTATCAGTCACAACTCTCATATCCATCTCTGGCTCAGTATCCAGCACCACCTCAATGGTAGGCTCAGACTCCAGCTCAGgcgcagcagcctttggcagtgcTACCCCCTccacctccgccagagactggatgaATTTACacggttaccagagaggatgcacagcaggccgacggatccattttccatgGTAcaattttactttatgcattttctgctgatattCTAATTGAcactggtagttcgcattcctttatttcttggggatttatgagggagattggtgttggaaccccaatgttgttttggtgtgatcaacaaagttaagttaggtcttgtgtgtttctaaccttatgtctaagtatacaggagcttaggagcacaggtactcgagcagaagacgcatctagcgagaaggacggcacacggtgcgtccgagggacgaggtgctgcggaagagtaccccggtggacgagaaggaagcgtgcgatggttccgagggacgaaagtcagagtggaagattgctcggggagcaagagacacagctagcgagaaggtcggcacagggtgcgaccgagggacgaagactgcggatgagtacactggtggacgagaaggaaacacgcggtgattccgatggacgagaagccggagcggaaggctgctcgagaagaccggaagttgggttcaagtgagcccttttccggatggcagaaatcacccaagcaagaagatccggaggagaagaaccggaccaagGCGGGACAGAACCAGAGAAGATGTcctggacgaaaaagtcaacatctgttgactttgggctccggggtgcccggaccagacttttgaccaggatcgagatttgactcgatctgatcgttgggggataaagtttatcccccccagggcatcCGGAACCCCTTTGGgccgccccgaccaaggctataaatatagccttggtccagaagcttttcaacgaactctgaattgtaattccaacgcttgtaagctttagtctagagttgagcttctgttttctatgcttcaacgctgtacgaggcttctccgcctaaaggagtttttagtgagcttaatcttccttagattaacaaccacatcggttgtaaccaagtaaatccttgtgcctcgctttttctttatgcttttaatttatcggcttactttatatatacaagtgttagcttaaagagttcgaggaagggttgttctttgtttttgattttgcaggactatccaacaaccccctcctagccggtccaatggtcctacaagtggtatcagagctgagacgctttaagaaggactaaccgccgtctgaagcaacaaaacgatggtcggagctagcgactacccaccagcattcaagggggagtttgccatttggaaacaaaaaatggaggtatatcttaattctgattttggtatttctttaatattaaaatttggctatgaagcaccaaagacaacgaatggagaagaactcgatctacgtcgctggaacaagaagcaacgtgacgagtcaatggcaaacggtggggcagaatttcacattctaaccgtaatATCAAATGAAGATCTCAATAGAGTTGGCGAGTACAAAAGCGCAaaaaaactttgggaaaagttcttgaagattcatgaAGAATCAGAAGAAGCCAAATCTGAGACTAAAGAAATTGCCGAAACAACAATCATAGCAAAAGACCCACctaaagatgaagaaagctcaaccgagatgagcatcgagaaagggggagagtcttcagaagaaagtaattcaactgGGGGAGAATCAACGTtcgatgaggtaagtaaggtatgacctctaccctCAGAACAACTGGTTAATTCAATAAAAAAGTTGCCTAGAGATTattgtgatttaaaaattgaattatcgaaTAATTCAATAAAAaagttgcctgaagatttttgtgatttaaaaattgaattatcgaaAAAGTGTTTTGGTTTACCAATTATCTTGAAAGATTCTTacgaattataaaatattttgataaaagaattttacaagttagaaaatattttgacaaaataattttgcaagttagaaattttgccgaaagacttttgtgaattacaaaatattttgtcgacagatttttgcaaattagaatttatgacaaaatacttttacgaattacaaaatattcttctgAAAGAATTTTGCAAAGTAAAGACATTGctgaaagaatttttacaaattatactgtcaaaaaattctattaaattagaatttatactatcaaaatatctttgcaaattaggaattcaaaatacaatagaaaatgagttgttacaatttatacaaatttctacatgttcaaattttcttgcttcaaagttaagaaattatgataaattaaaatggaaatttaaaattttataaaagcattagaataaaataaataaatgcataggaatttttttttaatgttatcaattgtcttaaagtttttcttgcataaaattttgggcttagaaagattttttcttgatagcgaaaactaagaaattttttcacaagttatttttgacttagaaatttatccttgtcttggaaatattttttctgaaaatcattgagatagatttttataagtttctaagtgtcaacctttagacttttcttgcaaccccaattttttatgtgatcaaagggggagaagaaaaagtataagtctagggggaggtagaaaaattgaaaattagaattttttttttgaaatttaatttttctatcttgttgcacgtaattgaaaatttgaaaattgaaaattatttaattttcatatctatttttgaccctagcttaacttgggttgatcacatcaaaaatggggagattgttggaacctcaaggttgttttggtgtgatcaacaaagttaagttaggtcctgtgtgtttctaaccttgtgtctaagtgtacaggagcttaggagcacaggtactcgagcggaagacacagctagcgaga
This window of the Zingiber officinale cultivar Zhangliang chromosome 3B, Zo_v1.1, whole genome shotgun sequence genome carries:
- the LOC122055224 gene encoding synaptic defective enhancer 1-like, which gives rise to MAFPTPPPPVPATAYLAPSPPVPATAYSAPAPAVPVALYLVPPVAPAYIDPPVPPAVPAPTYATTPGVPSPAYPALPLVVPAPVVPSVPMNNHIVTEDNAEFNRLARFCPELVTEDRSRMLQFVQRLDGHLQVKIASFGNSSYIEALDRALMIEAAQQTENANKKRKQTDQTSG